The window ACGATTACGAACACATGTCGGCAGCAGTGGAAACGCTTAGAGAATTCGGCGTAGATGTTGAACAGAAAATTGTTTCGGCACACAGAACACCGCAGTTCATGTACGATTATGCATCCGGTGCTGCAGCGAGAGGAGTGGAGATCATAATCGCAGGCGCGGGGGGCGCGGCACATCTTCCGGGAATGGTTGCATCCCTTACATATCTGCCCGTCATCGGAGTCCCAATACCGGCAGGGCATCTGAGGGGGCTGGATTCCCTCCTGTCAATCGTTCAGATGCCCGCCGGTATTCCCGTGGCGACGGTTGCCATAGGCAATTCAAGGAACGCTGCTCTGCTTGCGCTCAGAATACTTGGTTTGAAACACAGAGATATTGCCGAGCGGATGATATCCTTCATGAAGAAGCAGACATCGGAAGTGCTTAATG of the Candidatus Sysuiplasma jiujiangense genome contains:
- the purE gene encoding 5-(carboxyamino)imidazole ribonucleotide mutase — its product is MPLVGVIMGSKNDYEHMSAAVETLREFGVDVEQKIVSAHRTPQFMYDYASGAAARGVEIIIAGAGGAAHLPGMVASLTYLPVIGVPIPAGHLRGLDSLLSIVQMPAGIPVATVAIGNSRNAALLALRILGLKHRDIAERMISFMKKQTSEVLNEKRD